A genomic segment from Ciona intestinalis chromosome 10, KH, whole genome shotgun sequence encodes:
- the LOC100183322 gene encoding B-cell CLL/lymphoma 9 protein isoform X1, whose product MEVNHIKSSTSPIMGISGNMQTTAKIKGNISSSPVPINYNNCSPHGAIGNNGCRSSSPYTETRGSKPEDSNKTQASGVNSTAVTPAAAQGTPVSATLTASMRPSIGGVTPTKRQNLKITIHPNQSGDSRNPSGVAGSNETKGVAVQARREGPPTNHLTGEKIQRAGKISRSNRANSLGGVNCSARRHTPVETGQLDSHPAKEGSNRVPSLTKVNDKLSQRQSPRTPVDYSASDRDSPFNSYSSPSSNENPHMVTSARAKAKGNFTQDLPTTTTVSHPHRMSRTSSSNSVSDLSMCSEVTDENGHAESSTTTTVSSLSSEISSSGVQYMTRTETSEGTTMNNELRIENELIDSPYDDDTAIVNAINDFTEASGDSLKTRDGIIDSKSREERLQNDKVGLSLDDVDNFRFPDATTVAGDIGPDALNLSAEDIQQTLNSVSAETNLNLGISQGDSAISSTFGDTSMLNNGIPYGTSNVSGDFQPTDISAVLSPSLTTVSIPTSSTASIVTTVVSSLNDVLSTSQTASSTMVSSSVTSSSFSSEGYHSNSSSIFQHQSTNSSTSVSFSPSGPNTAVGRSHLQEILGETDTNRLKNMARPIDSTQYHATTSTSFSSNIIQNNNTNPYVSRSSSLSDVPHPELGPGTPLPNLPPTHHHRFTPPGNSNFQRAMHQRMPNPPHHGFPPGAGPHGPMPHGFELMNQYHEHGGPRPGVHFEPGMHPGGGYNVPSSPQSMPGSQPWQRQGSMGGMMSPHTPMSAGPMGEGNKSPRGPGNFNSFPPKSGNPICGLQSTVNSIPDTFASGPLGSMTKNNNNNMGPPHGGPGIPTPMGMGDFGGTPPPMSCRNSMLPPPSPSILDKRSMSAEGSIVGNPPSRSKANKRERGQSADSKDGDKRGKESGPKPKRRKSKSKDESKKNQPDSKARSSSVSDVQNSNPYLYIFNSEMANNAANMVTQQKVPSIISYHHSFQGNCRLLPSKNTPSGFNLRSPHPTTTTTANGGVIKTEPKSSFRSPLPMSGSPMVSNQRPPKSDSAGLLSPLNNRNQKAEETKDTQPTAAVKQESEAAQEVTNQQSPNSQVKNEGGDKNLSDEQIRHRMKSLNRIQNLKSMLLPDAERRDSAGEQAHVPSSAEGPSWATQAPGAVRGNYAMTRHLEKVRKMVKATPMNAMGPHVSTKENSEWFRLVQAYNEEKRRTRMIHSHPDNMPGDLPHDPPPPYNPGGPQQRWMAPGHPIREPGMPPNHEMVNPRFPPHMGLRTPVRIPHDRLPPGMHQRMRYMVPSGGPGGRMPIYTNQPSGMVGPPNPSSQRLPGPHNLSNEAYPFSAQLKKQAARNCSGGMRGPQPGFDIPNPGDPTIGGRLSSPEWSQYPNAGIPHGPRLSHMGENVSPPHGHMEPGMMMTGPGPLPSQPMEPGIDSRLSHIDSPMSMRMNNPSMCLPYNFTGKGPGPLPNYPETSIPNIGPNNLGPAFPSPDMQPPGGHMSIAQDISNPSSRMMDTMARRGEPRPPDLIINPIRSPLPYQQAGRHPAPSPSMVPNPAMGGGPQFIQGDMTPGMLPQASPHHSLPRSPTMMNSPGMMKSPMTGGIPNQGPYMGMGPQVPMQQMTMERGMMQGGPPSSVHGVPPQDWNSIPPSSLPPQHPPSSITIASSNHGVGSSALTVMINHMNTIQMPTHCPLYQDAVKDTSSPPPLSHMNGGPMMSQEPPPLSHNPNSMEPTMPLNHGGNGMMVRGMVHQGMPGGPPSYDPGMQGPRTSGPRMLGPMDAFPGEYTRSPSQPGMPMSPSMQGPPQGMMQSGMMEMHGPPSGYMMHGMMGGGGQPPNHHGNGQGLPPMSGKQFPPFDLTGIIPTEKPSQTLNYFPGGGNSAQENQMEMPNNPQMLLRIHLLIHIHISGTQT is encoded by the exons CAAGTGGAGTGAACAGCACTGCAGTTACTCCTGCTGCTGCACAAGGTACACCTGTTTCTGCCaccttgacagcgagcatgaggccTTCTATTGGAGGTGTGACTCCGACGAAACGACAAAACTTGAAGATCACGATTCACCCGAATCAAAGTGGGGATTCGAG GAACCCCAGTGGAGTAGCTGGTTCAAATGAAACCAAAGGAGTAGCTGTGCAAGCCCGTCGTGAAGGACCACCTACCAACCATCTTACTGGTGAAAAAATACAGCGCGCCGGAAAAATCAGTCGCAGTAACCGAGCCAACTCTCTGGGTGGTGTTAACTGCTCTGCAAGGAGGCATACACCGGTGGAGACTGGACAGTTGGACAGCCACCCTGCTAAAGAAGGCAGTAACAGAGTGCCAAGCCTTACTAAGGTGAATGATAAACTGTCGCAACGACAGAGCCCAAGAACTCCTGTTGATTACAGCGCAAGTGACAGAGACTCACCGTTTAATTCATACTCCTCCCCATCCTCAAATGAGAATCCTCATATGGTAACCTCCGCGAGAGCAAAAGCGAAGGGAAATTTCACCCAAGACCTTCCCACCACAACGACTGTATCCCACCCTCACAGAATGAGCAGAACGTCGTCAAGTAACAGTGTTTCGGACCTCAGTATGTGCAGCGAAGTGACGGACGAAAACGGTCACGCTGAGTCCTCCACCACCACCACTGTATCTTCCCTATCAAGTGAAATCAGCTCCAGTGGTGTACAGTATATGACCAGAACTGAAACCAGTGAAGGCACCACTATGAACAACGAGCTACGCATTGAAAACGAGTTGATAGACTCGCCGTACGACGATGACACTGCGATTGTTAACGCAATTAACGATTTCACCGAAGCCAGTGGTGACTCGCTAAAAACTAGGGACGGAATAATCGATTCCAAATCTCGGGAAGAAAGATTGCAAAACGATAAAGTTGGACTCAGTTTAGATGACGTGGATAACTTCCGCTTTCCTGATGCAACCACAGTAGCCGGCGATATCGGTCCAGACGCCCTGAACCTTTCAGCGGAAGACATCCAGCAGACTCTAAACTCAGTTTCAGCGGAAACGAACTTAAACCTTGGCATCTCGCAAGGTGATTCTGCCATCTCGTCCACGTTTGGGGATACCTCCATGTTGAATAATGGAATACCTTACGGGACATCAAACGTTAGCGGTGACTTCCAACCCACGGACATTAGTGCTGTTCTATCACCCTCGCTAACCACTGTATCGATACCTACCTCATCTACTGCAAGTATCGTCACAACAGTGGTCTCTTCATTAAACGATGTCCTCAGCACCTCTCAAACTGCTTCTTCCACAATG GTTTCATCAAGTGTTACATCATCATCATTTTCAAGTGAGGGTTACCATAGCAACAGCAGCTCAATATTCCAACACCAATCCACAAATTCATCCACCTCCGTATCGTTCTCACCCTCTGGTCCCAACACTGCAGTAGGAAGGTCACATCTTCAAGAGATACTTGGTGAAACCGACACAAACAG GTTGAAGAACATGGCACGTCCAATTGATTCAACCCAGTATCACGCCACTACATCTACCTCATTCAGTTCCAACATCATCCAAAATAACAACACCAATCCCTACGTCTCTCGTTCGTCATCGTTATCCGATGTCCCACACCCAGAGTTGGGGCCAGGAACCCCGTTACCCAATTTACCCCCTACCCACCATCACCGTTTCACCCCTCCTGGAAACTCAAACTTTCAGCGAGCCATGCACCAACGGATGCCGAACCCCCCACACCACGGCTTCCCCCCAGGTGCTGGGCCACATGGCCCCATGCCGCACGGCTTCGAGCTCATGAACCAGTACCATGAACACGGGGGTCCACGGCCTGGGGTTCATTTTGAGCCCGGCATGCACCCCGGTGGAGGTTACAATGTCCCTTCGTCACCCCAAAGCATGCCTGGTTCTCAGCCATGGCAGCGGCAAGGGTCAATGGGTGGTATGATGTCGCCCCACACTCCTATGTCAGCAGGGCCCATGGGTGAAGGTAACAAAAGCCCCAGGGGACCAGGTAACTTCAACAGTTTTCCCCCAAAATCCGGCAACCCCATTTGTGGCTTACAAAGCACGGTCAATTCTATACCGGACACCTTTGCGAGTGGACCCCTTGGTTCTATgaccaaaaacaacaacaataacatggGTCCGCCCCATGGGGGTCCAGGTATTCCTACTCCGATGGGCATGGGTGACTTTGGGGGCACACCCCCACCCATGAGTTGCCGAAACAGCATGCTCCCGCCCCCTTCTCCATCAATCCTGGACAAAAGATCAATGAGTGCAGAAGGTAGCATCGTGGGTAACCCACCATCCAGATCAAAAGCTAACAAACGAGAAAGGGGTCAGTCAGCTGATTCCAAGGACGGAGATAAAAGAGGAAAAG AGTCTGGGCCAAAACCGAAAAGGCGCAAAAGTAAATCGAAAGATGAAA GTAAAAAGAACCAACCTGATTCTAAAGCAAGGTCAAGTAGTGTCAGTGATGTTCAg AACTCCAATCCTTATCTTTACATTTTCAACTCTGAAATGGCGAATAATGCAGCCAACATGGTCACACAACAGAAGGTGCCTTCCATAATATCCTACCATCATTCCTTTCAAGGAAACTGTCGTCTCCTGCCATCAAAAAACACCCCATCTGGGTTTAACCTGcgttccccccaccctacaacaacaacaacagcaaacgGCGGGGTTATAAAAACGGAACCTAAAAGCTCCTTCCGTAGCCCCCTACCCATGTCAGGCTCCCCGATGGTCTCAAACCAGCGGCCTCCAAAATCAGACTCCGCAGGCCTTCTTAGTCCATTAAATAACCGAAACCAAAAAGCTGAAGAAACAAAGGATACCCAGCCAACAGCAGCTGTGAAACAAGAGAGCGAGGCTGCACAGGAAGTTACTAACCAACAGTCCCCTAATTCCCAG GTTAAAAATGAGGGTGGTGACAAGAATCTATCTGATGAGCAAATACGCCATCGCATGAAATCGCTCAACAGAATACAGAACCTCAAGAGCATGTTGCTTCCTGATGCAGAACGGAGGGATTCAGCTGGGGAACAAG CTCATGTACCATCGTCAGCTGAGGGACCAAGTTGGGCGACGCAAGCTCCCGGTGCTGTTCGAGGCAACTATGCGATGACACGCCACTTGGAAAAGGTGCGGAAAATGGTTAAGGCTACCCCAATGAATGCCATGGGCCCTCACGTCTCAACCAAAGAGAACAGCGAGTGGTTTAGGCTAGTTCAA GCATACAATGAGGAAAAAAGACGAACCCGAATGATCCACAGTCACCCTGACAACATGCCAGGGGACTTACCCCATGACCCACCACCCCCTTATAACCCCGGGGGTCCCCAACAACGATGGATGGCTCCGGGACACCCGATCCGTGAACCTGGAATGCCCCCTAACCATGAGATGGTAAACCCCCGTTTCCCCCCACACATGGGACTAAGGACACCCGTTCGAATACCCCACGACCGATTACCGCCGGGCATGCATCAGCGCATGAGGTACATGGTGCCTAGCGGTGGGCCAGGAGGCCGAATGCCCATATATACCAACCAACCATCTGGCATGGTGGGGCCTCCTAACCCTTCATCACAACGGTTACCTGGCCCCCACAACCTAAGCAATGAAGCTTACCCCTTCTCAGCtcaactaaaaaaacaagcagCTCGGAACTGTTCAGGTGGCATGCGAGGTCCCCAACCCGGCTTTGACATCCCTAACCCCGGTGACCCAACTATAGGGGGTCGTTTAAGCTCCCCAGAATGGTCGCAATACCCCAACGCAGGAATACCCCACGGTCCACGGTTATCGCACATGGGCGAAAACGTGTCCCCACCCCACGGACACATGGAGCCCGGTATGATGATGACAGGCCCAGGTCCGTTACCATCTCAACCCATGGAGCCCGGGATCGATTCCCGGCTCTCCCACATTGACTCACCCATGAGTATGAGGATGAATAACCCCTCAATGTGTCTTCCTTACAATTTCACCGGAAAAGGTCCGGGGCCGTTACCCAACTACCCCGAAACGTCAATCCCGAACATTGGCCCCAATAACCTGGGTCCGGCCTTCCCCTCCCCCGACATGCAACCCCCTGGGGGCCACATGAGCATAGCACAGGATATATCCAACCCCAGTAGTAGGATGATGGACACGATGGCAAGAAGGGGTGAACCTCGTCCCCCTGACTTGATCATTAACCCAATAAGATCACCCCTCCCATACCAGCAAGCAG GTCGTCATCCCGCCCCCTCCCCCAGCATGGTCCCCAACCCTGCCATGGGTGGTGGCCCCCAGTTTATACAGGGTGACATGACCCCGGGTATGCTGCCCCAGGCTTCACCCCACCACTCCTTACCTCGCTCACCCACAATGATGAATTCACCCGGCATGATGAAGTCACCCATGACGGGGGGAATACCCAACCAAGGTCCATATATGGGCATGGGGCCACAGGTACCCATGCAACAGATGACCATGGAGAGGGGTATGATGCAGGGTGGTCCACCATCTAGCGTCCATGGGGTACCACCACAAGATTGGAACTCGATTCCTCCTTCATCATTACct CCCCAGCACCCACCTTCAAGCATTACCATAGCAAGCTCGAATCACGGCGTTGGATCATCTGCACTCACGGTGATGATTAATCATATGAATACAATCCAAATGCCCACACATTGCCCTCTCTACCAGGACGCG gtgAAAGATACTTCAAGCCCCCCTCCTTTGTCTCACATGAATGGAGGTCCTATGATGAGCCAAGAGCCCCCACCTCTGTCCCACAACCCCAACAGCATGGAGCCTACCATGCCGCTCAACCATGGTGGTAATGGTATGATGGTGCGTGGTATGGTACACCAAGGCATGCCTGGTGGTCCGCCGAGCTACGACCCCGGAATGCAGGGTCCTAGAACCTCAGGGCCCCGAATGTTGGGGCCAATGGATGCATTTCCGGGCGAATACACTCGCTCACCCTCCCAACCTGGGATGCCGATGTCTCCCTCCATGCAAGGTCCTCCTCAAGGGATGATGCAGTCCGGGATGATGGAGATGCATGGTCCTCCATCAGGGTACATGATGCATGGTATGATGGGGGGTGGGGGCCAGCCCCCAAATCACCATGGCAACGGCCAGGGCCTTCCGCCAATGTCAGGAAAACAGTTTCCACCGTTCGACCTTACAGGAATCATTCCGACAGAAAAACCGTCGCAAACTCTGAACTACTTTCCTGGTGGTGGTAACTCTGCGCAGGAAAACCAAATGGAAATGCCCAACAATCCACAAATGTTACTGAGA ATTCACTTACTTATTCATATTCATATTTCAGGTACCCAAACATGA